Proteins found in one Methylobacterium sp. CB376 genomic segment:
- a CDS encoding methyl-accepting chemotaxis protein, with protein MSLISRIATASVVANLIILATAALIGSRMSRGYEAEFFAFHRGQSQSILDAQIRSEVWEDYGTKLTDVAREVAQGETVRSVMAEKGSGSERLAAEWSRGAVSSGKIALLGITLLDGQGHRIAEHWTAGASLPPALAEAVIRREGRDRFQVLRKVWLDDGLPRLTVAVPIGGLRISGYALLHADPMPAFQNLDALVGMALEITSLSGAPLLAGRGGLQAGSGSTIHDLVAHGPDGTPIARIRARADTRSLEERLAGIGAHALVVFCTVCGLVALLTGGAILMLARVAARQSAAAARQATRLERDREEAARRERERAEEIRRAQREAEMQSLADTIEARVRRTAAACVQDAETAAAACRQLTGQSERAGVEVGEAERLCAASLATAHAVAAAGAQFRASIGRIAGESAAAADRTGDVVALAEQARDRIGQLVRASEEIGQVVRLIGAISQQTNLLALNATIEAARAGEAGRGFAVVAAEVKELASQTGRATEDIVGRIGAIQAGTGDAVASIGEVAAAIGEVDGAFRSIAAAVSEQDAAVAQIARNAEDSVAAGRGLSGNIAGLGRTIEAFDRGSRDSAASMQDLASAVAGLDREVGALVLRLKSA; from the coding sequence TTGAGCCTGATCAGTCGCATCGCCACCGCGAGCGTGGTGGCCAACCTCATCATCCTGGCGACCGCGGCCCTGATCGGAAGCCGGATGTCGAGAGGCTACGAGGCGGAGTTCTTCGCCTTCCACCGCGGCCAGAGTCAGTCGATCCTCGACGCGCAGATCCGCAGCGAGGTCTGGGAGGATTACGGCACCAAGTTGACCGACGTCGCCCGGGAGGTGGCCCAGGGCGAGACGGTCCGGTCGGTCATGGCCGAGAAGGGCAGCGGTTCGGAGCGCTTGGCGGCGGAGTGGTCGCGCGGCGCCGTGTCGAGCGGGAAGATCGCGCTCCTCGGCATCACGCTCCTCGACGGACAAGGCCACCGGATCGCCGAGCACTGGACGGCGGGGGCGAGCCTCCCCCCCGCCCTCGCCGAGGCCGTGATCCGGCGCGAGGGACGCGACCGCTTCCAGGTCCTGCGCAAGGTCTGGTTGGACGACGGGCTTCCTCGCCTGACCGTCGCGGTGCCGATCGGCGGATTGCGGATCTCCGGCTACGCCCTGCTGCATGCCGACCCGATGCCGGCCTTCCAGAACCTGGACGCGCTGGTCGGCATGGCCCTGGAGATCACCAGCCTCTCCGGGGCGCCGCTCCTGGCGGGCCGCGGCGGGTTGCAGGCCGGCTCGGGCAGCACGATCCACGATCTCGTCGCGCACGGCCCGGACGGCACGCCGATCGCCAGGATCCGGGCGCGGGCGGATACCCGCTCGCTGGAGGAGCGGCTCGCCGGCATCGGGGCGCACGCCCTCGTGGTCTTCTGCACCGTCTGCGGGCTGGTGGCGCTGCTCACCGGCGGGGCGATCCTGATGCTGGCGCGGGTCGCCGCCCGGCAGAGCGCAGCCGCCGCCCGCCAGGCGACGCGGCTCGAGCGCGACAGGGAGGAGGCGGCGCGGCGCGAGCGGGAGCGGGCGGAGGAGATCCGCCGCGCCCAGCGCGAGGCCGAGATGCAGTCGTTGGCGGACACCATTGAGGCGCGCGTGCGCCGCACGGCCGCGGCCTGCGTTCAGGACGCCGAGACCGCAGCGGCCGCGTGCCGGCAGCTCACCGGGCAATCCGAGCGGGCCGGCGTCGAGGTCGGCGAGGCGGAGCGGCTCTGCGCCGCCTCGCTCGCCACCGCCCACGCGGTCGCGGCGGCGGGCGCGCAGTTCCGCGCCTCGATCGGCCGGATCGCCGGCGAATCCGCCGCCGCGGCCGACCGCACCGGGGACGTGGTCGCCCTCGCCGAGCAGGCCCGCGATCGGATCGGACAGCTGGTGCGGGCGAGCGAGGAGATCGGACAGGTGGTGCGCCTGATCGGGGCGATCTCGCAGCAGACCAACCTGCTGGCGCTGAATGCCACGATCGAGGCGGCCCGGGCCGGCGAGGCCGGCCGCGGCTTTGCGGTCGTCGCCGCCGAGGTCAAGGAACTCGCCTCCCAGACAGGCCGGGCGACCGAGGACATCGTCGGCCGCATCGGCGCGATCCAGGCCGGAACCGGGGACGCGGTGGCCTCGATCGGCGAGGTGGCGGCGGCGATCGGCGAGGTCGACGGCGCCTTCCGCAGCATCGCGGCGGCGGTGAGCGAGCAGGACGCCGCCGTCGCCCAGATCGCCCGGAACGCGGAGGACTCGGTGGCGGCGGGCCGCGGCCTCTCCGGCAACATCGCGGGGCTCGGCCGGACGATCGAGGCCTTCGATCGCGGCTCGCGGGACTCCGCCGCTTCGATGCAGGACCTCGCGAGCGCCGTGGCGGGCCTCGACCGCGAGGTCGGCGCCCTCGTCCTGCGCCTCAAGTCAGCCTGA
- a CDS encoding rhodanese-like domain-containing protein, whose translation MTRLLCLVCLLVCTALPARAQAPMQIQGATTVDAQQILALVEAKPDLAIIDNRRPEDFNAGHLDGAVRLLDTDLTAEALAGIVKAKSAPVLFYCNGPKCGRAAKAAKAAVDLGYTQVYYYSLGMDEWNKLNLPLSK comes from the coding sequence ATGACCCGACTTCTCTGCCTCGTCTGCCTGCTCGTCTGCACCGCCCTGCCTGCCCGGGCACAGGCCCCGATGCAGATTCAGGGCGCGACCACGGTCGACGCGCAGCAGATCCTGGCCCTCGTCGAGGCCAAGCCCGACCTTGCGATCATCGACAATCGCCGTCCGGAGGATTTCAACGCCGGCCATCTCGACGGCGCCGTCCGCCTCCTCGACACCGACCTCACCGCGGAGGCCCTGGCCGGCATCGTCAAGGCGAAGTCCGCACCGGTGCTGTTCTACTGCAACGGCCCGAAATGCGGCCGAGCCGCCAAGGCCGCCAAGGCCGCCGTCGACCTTGGCTACACGCAGGTGTACTATTATTCCTTGGGGATGGACGAGTGGAACAAGCTCAACCTGCCGCTCTCGAAGTGA
- a CDS encoding sensor histidine kinase has translation MTARLPGSEGLPARLVTLFRTTAFKLSLAYLLVFAAFAFFALGYVAWNARQVLDDQIVSTIEAEINGLSEQYAAGGIRRLVGVVERRAREPGASLYLVTTPAGEHVVGNVETLPPGLLSEPGQTETAYGRSTDGDRLDHRAIVRIFTLPGGFRLLVGRDVEERDRLRAVIARAFAWSLMLVVGLGFVGSLFIAQRVLKRVDAMTEITRGIMAGDLGGRLALAGTGDELDRLAQNLNAMLDRIGELMRGLREVSDNIAHDLKTPLTRLRNKADEALRAGSDPATLRAALEANIEESDNLIRVFNALLMIARLEAGGTRENLAAFDAGAVALEVAELYEAVAEERGVALTTDVAEGLVVHGSRELIGQALANLIDNALKYGAEAETPEVRVAARREGAEVRLTVADRGIGIPAAERGRVLERFVRLETARSNPGFGLGLSLVNAVARLHQGRFVLEDNGPGLRASLALPAA, from the coding sequence GTGACCGCGCGCCTCCCCGGGAGCGAGGGCCTGCCGGCGCGACTCGTCACGCTGTTTCGCACCACCGCCTTCAAGCTCTCCCTGGCCTACCTCCTGGTCTTCGCGGCCTTCGCCTTCTTCGCGCTCGGCTACGTCGCCTGGAACGCCCGGCAGGTGCTCGACGACCAGATCGTCTCCACCATCGAGGCGGAGATCAACGGCCTCTCCGAGCAATACGCGGCGGGCGGCATCCGCCGCCTCGTCGGCGTGGTGGAGCGGCGGGCGCGCGAGCCGGGGGCCTCGCTCTACCTCGTCACCACGCCCGCGGGCGAGCACGTGGTCGGCAACGTCGAGACCCTGCCGCCCGGCCTCCTGTCCGAGCCGGGCCAGACCGAGACGGCCTACGGCCGCAGCACCGACGGCGACCGCCTCGACCACCGGGCGATCGTGCGGATCTTCACGCTGCCCGGGGGGTTCCGCCTGCTCGTCGGGCGCGACGTCGAGGAGCGCGACCGCCTGCGCGCGGTGATCGCCCGCGCCTTCGCGTGGTCGCTGATGCTGGTGGTGGGGCTCGGCTTCGTCGGCAGCCTGTTCATCGCCCAGCGGGTGCTCAAGCGGGTCGACGCGATGACGGAGATCACCCGCGGCATCATGGCGGGCGACCTCGGCGGGCGGCTGGCGCTCGCCGGGACCGGCGACGAGCTCGACCGCCTCGCCCAGAACCTCAACGCCATGCTCGACCGGATCGGCGAGCTGATGCGGGGCCTGCGCGAGGTCTCCGACAACATCGCCCACGACCTCAAGACGCCGCTGACCCGCCTGCGCAACAAGGCCGACGAGGCCCTGCGCGCCGGGAGCGACCCCGCCACCCTGCGGGCGGCGCTGGAGGCCAACATCGAGGAGAGCGACAACCTCATCCGGGTCTTCAACGCCCTCCTGATGATCGCCCGCCTGGAGGCCGGCGGCACCCGGGAAAACCTCGCGGCGTTCGACGCGGGGGCGGTCGCGCTGGAGGTGGCGGAGCTCTACGAGGCGGTGGCCGAGGAGCGCGGCGTCGCGCTCACGACCGACGTCGCCGAGGGGCTCGTCGTGCATGGCAGCCGCGAGCTGATCGGCCAGGCGCTGGCGAACCTGATCGACAATGCGCTGAAATACGGCGCCGAGGCCGAGACCCCGGAGGTCCGCGTCGCGGCGCGCCGGGAGGGCGCGGAGGTGCGCCTCACCGTGGCCGACCGGGGCATCGGCATTCCGGCGGCCGAGCGCGGCCGGGTGCTGGAGCGCTTCGTGCGCCTGGAGACGGCGCGCTCCAACCCCGGCTTCGGTCTCGGCCTGAGCCTCGTCAACGCCGTCGCCCGCCTCCACCAGGGCCGCTTCGTCCTGGAAGACAACGGGCCGGGGCTGCGCGCGAGCCTCGCGCTCCCGGCCGCCTGA
- a CDS encoding response regulator transcription factor, translated as MRLLIIEDDREAASYLAKAFREAGHVADLAADGLDGYALAREGSYDVLVVDRMLPKLDGLSLIRSLREQGVETPVLILSALGQVDDRVKGLRAGGDDYVPKPYAFSELLARVEVLARRRGGGAGEPTAYRVGDLELDRLSHRVTRGGQEIVLQPREFRLLEYLMRHAGQVVTRTMLLEHVWDYHFDPQTNVIDVHVSRLRAKVDKGFDRPMIHTVRGAGYMVRAGGEA; from the coding sequence ATGCGCCTGCTGATCATCGAGGACGACCGCGAGGCGGCGTCCTACCTCGCCAAGGCCTTCCGAGAGGCCGGCCACGTGGCGGATCTCGCGGCGGACGGCCTCGACGGCTACGCCCTCGCCCGCGAGGGAAGCTACGACGTCCTGGTGGTCGACCGCATGCTGCCGAAGCTCGACGGGCTGTCGCTGATCCGCTCGCTGCGCGAGCAGGGCGTCGAGACCCCCGTGCTGATCCTGTCGGCGCTCGGGCAGGTCGACGACCGGGTCAAGGGCCTGCGGGCTGGCGGCGACGATTACGTGCCCAAGCCCTACGCCTTCTCGGAACTGCTCGCGCGCGTCGAGGTGCTGGCGCGCCGCCGCGGGGGAGGGGCGGGCGAGCCGACCGCCTACCGGGTCGGCGACCTCGAACTCGACCGGCTCTCCCACAGGGTCACCCGCGGCGGGCAGGAGATCGTGCTGCAGCCGCGGGAGTTCCGGCTCCTCGAGTACCTGATGCGCCATGCCGGGCAGGTCGTGACCCGCACGATGCTGCTCGAACACGTCTGGGACTACCATTTCGACCCCCAGACCAACGTCATCGACGTCCACGTCTCGCGCCTGCGCGCCAAGGTCGACAAGGGCTTCGACCGGCCGATGATCCACACCGTGCGGGGGGCCGGCTACATGGTCCGGGCCGGCGGCGAGGCGTGA
- a CDS encoding MucR family transcriptional regulator produces MQPSNTNAAKLAALTADIATAYLSRNHLQTGEVPRLIAEIHGALRVASHGTPVQEGPPKPTASEIRRSVTPEALISFEDGKPYKTLRRHLTRLGLTPETYRQKWGLPPDYPMTSAEYSKRRSELARALTLGLPIAKPERAGAAKTAEGALP; encoded by the coding sequence ATGCAACCGAGTAACACGAATGCCGCCAAGCTGGCTGCGCTGACGGCTGACATCGCGACCGCCTATCTCAGCCGCAACCACCTGCAGACCGGCGAGGTGCCCCGCCTGATCGCCGAGATCCACGGCGCCCTGCGCGTGGCCAGTCACGGTACTCCTGTCCAGGAGGGGCCGCCCAAGCCCACCGCCAGCGAGATCCGCCGCTCGGTCACGCCCGAGGCGCTGATCAGCTTCGAGGACGGCAAGCCCTACAAGACGCTGCGCCGGCACCTGACCCGCCTCGGCCTGACGCCCGAGACCTACCGCCAGAAATGGGGCCTGCCCCCCGACTACCCGATGACCTCCGCCGAGTATTCCAAGCGGCGCTCCGAACTCGCCCGGGCCCTCACCCTCGGCCTGCCGATCGCCAAGCCGGAGCGGGCGGGCGCCGCGAAGACCGCGGAGGGCGCCTTACCGTAA
- a CDS encoding response regulator — translation MAATSLRPTSVLVVEDNYLLLELIVALLAQEGLTAHAASSGEAALTLLRRHGPAVDWLFTDIVLPGLIDGWMVAEAYRALHATRPVVFASTTVHLDPRRARGGIVLQKPFALDDVVGVARMMRGEVGQRCA, via the coding sequence ATGGCTGCGACCTCCCTCCGCCCGACGAGCGTCCTGGTCGTCGAGGACAATTACCTCCTCCTCGAACTGATCGTCGCCCTCCTGGCGCAGGAGGGCCTCACCGCGCACGCGGCGTCGAGCGGCGAGGCGGCCCTGACGCTGCTGCGCCGCCACGGCCCGGCCGTGGACTGGCTCTTCACCGACATCGTCCTGCCAGGGCTGATCGATGGCTGGATGGTGGCCGAGGCCTATCGGGCGCTGCACGCGACCCGCCCGGTCGTCTTCGCCTCGACGACGGTCCACCTCGATCCCCGGCGGGCGCGCGGGGGAATCGTGCTGCAGAAGCCCTTCGCCCTCGACGACGTGGTGGGCGTCGCCCGCATGATGCGCGGCGAGGTCGGCCAGCGCTGCGCCTGA
- the pal gene encoding peptidoglycan-associated lipoprotein Pal: MSLPLAPSRVLRAAAALAFALSIAACSSNKDLADASAYAAGGAATPGSAQDFVVNVGDRVFFETDSTDLTATATATLDKQAQWLSRYPRYTFLIEGHADERGTREYNFSLGARRSQAVRDYLTSRGIAASRMRTVSYGKERPVAVCNDISCWSQNRRAVTVLDGGAGS, encoded by the coding sequence ATGTCGCTGCCGCTCGCTCCGTCGCGCGTGCTCAGGGCCGCCGCCGCTCTCGCCTTCGCCCTGTCGATCGCCGCCTGCTCGTCGAACAAGGACCTCGCGGACGCCTCCGCCTACGCGGCGGGCGGCGCCGCCACCCCGGGCAGCGCTCAGGATTTCGTGGTCAATGTCGGCGACCGCGTCTTCTTCGAGACCGATTCCACCGACCTGACCGCCACCGCCACCGCCACCCTCGACAAGCAGGCCCAGTGGCTCTCCCGCTACCCGCGCTACACGTTCCTGATCGAGGGGCACGCGGACGAGCGCGGCACGCGGGAGTACAATTTCTCCCTCGGGGCGCGCCGCTCCCAGGCGGTGCGCGACTACCTGACCTCGCGGGGCATCGCCGCCTCGCGGATGCGCACGGTCTCCTACGGCAAGGAGCGCCCGGTCGCGGTCTGCAACGACATCTCGTGCTGGTCGCAGAACCGCCGCGCCGTCACGGTCCTGGACGGCGGCGCCGGCTCCTGA
- the tilS gene encoding tRNA lysidine(34) synthetase TilS has product MSDAARPLDPDEAARRLGPWLGAGGQAGGVVLAVSGGPDSTALMGCAAALPPRVPVLVATVDHGLRPESGEEAAGVAALAGRLGLPHRILTWRGEKPRTRLQEAARAARYDLLLGLAREAGAGAILTAHTLDDQAETVLMRLCAGSGPAGLAGIAPARRLGGLLLGRPFLDLPKARLVATCAAAGWPFAVDPGNAAARFARARLRRVMPLLAAEGLTPARLARLAARLRRNEAALAAAAEAARPSLAAAPAGPGRLALDAAGLAALPEAVALRVLADAIAALRAGERRPERLERLEEALFGRILPAIAAGTPLRLTLGGALLDLAGGRLLLAPEPPRRRTKRAG; this is encoded by the coding sequence GTGAGCGACGCGGCCCGGCCGCTCGACCCGGACGAGGCCGCGCGCCGGCTCGGGCCCTGGCTCGGCGCCGGGGGCCAGGCGGGCGGCGTCGTGCTGGCGGTCTCCGGGGGACCGGACTCGACCGCCCTGATGGGCTGCGCCGCGGCGCTCCCGCCCCGCGTCCCGGTCCTCGTCGCCACGGTCGATCACGGGCTGCGCCCGGAATCGGGCGAGGAGGCCGCCGGGGTGGCGGCGCTCGCCGGGCGACTCGGCCTGCCGCACCGGATCCTGACCTGGCGCGGCGAGAAGCCCCGGACCCGCCTGCAGGAGGCGGCCCGCGCGGCGCGCTACGACCTCCTCCTCGGCCTCGCCCGCGAGGCGGGCGCCGGGGCGATCCTGACCGCCCACACCCTCGACGACCAGGCCGAGACCGTGCTGATGCGCCTCTGCGCCGGCTCGGGACCGGCGGGCCTCGCCGGCATCGCCCCGGCGCGGCGCCTCGGCGGCCTCCTGCTCGGGCGGCCCTTCCTCGACCTGCCGAAGGCGCGGCTCGTCGCCACCTGCGCGGCGGCGGGCTGGCCCTTCGCGGTCGACCCGGGCAACGCGGCGGCCCGCTTCGCCCGGGCCCGCCTGCGCCGGGTGATGCCGCTTCTCGCCGCCGAGGGTCTGACCCCGGCCCGGCTGGCCCGCCTCGCCGCGCGCCTGCGGCGAAACGAGGCGGCCCTCGCCGCGGCCGCCGAGGCGGCCCGCCCCTCCCTGGCCGCGGCGCCGGCCGGGCCGGGACGCCTCGCCCTCGACGCGGCGGGCCTCGCGGCCCTGCCCGAGGCGGTGGCGCTGCGGGTGCTGGCGGACGCGATCGCCGCCCTCCGGGCCGGGGAGCGCCGCCCGGAGCGCCTGGAGCGCCTGGAGGAGGCCCTGTTCGGGCGGATCCTGCCGGCGATCGCGGCCGGGACGCCCCTGCGCCTCACGCTGGGCGGCGCCCTCCTCGACCTCGCGGGCGGCCGGCTCCTGCTCGCGCCCGAGCCGCCGCGGAGGCGGACGAAGCGGGCGGGCTAG